The Haloferax volcanii DS2 DNA segment CGAGACGGACCGGCTTCTGGAGGTCTTCGGTACCAGTGAGCGCGGTTTCGACCGCGAGCTTAGAAGCGTTGTAGACGATTCGGACGAGCGGGACCTTGTTCATGGCGGCGTCGAGGCCGGATTCGAGCAGGCGGCCGGCCGTCGTCCGCATCAGGTAGCCGACCGAGAGGACTAACAGCAGGAAGATGATGATGGAGATGATAAATCCGAGCGCCTCCGAAAGCGGCGTCACCGTCCCGTCGGTGGAAAGAACTGTCGCAACGTACGGAATCGACGTGATTCCGTTATAAAAGAAGGCGAGGATGTACAGGATGACGATGAGCGGAACGAGGACCACGAGGCCGCTGGCGAAGTCGCGTCTCCACGAGGACATTGATATCGGGTACGTGAACCCGCGGGCATAAGGGGATTTCTAGTGCGGGACGGGGGCGTACCCGCACCCCATCGCTCTCTCAGACGCCGACGACCGCCCGGAGTGCGAACAGGGCGTTTTCCTTGCGCTCGCGGACCCGGCGGTAGAAGTACGAGACCCACTTGTCGCCGTAGGGCGCGTACTGCCACACCTCGACGCCGTCGGCGGCGAGGTCGCGCTGGGCGTCCTCGCGCACGCCCATGAGCATCTGTACCTCGTAGTCGCGGTCGTACTCCGCGCCGAGGTCGTGCGCGTAGGCTATCATCTCGGGGTCGTGGCTCCCGACGGCGATACCGCCGTCGTACTCCCGAAACAGGTACGCGAGGAGTTCCTTGTACGCCTCGTTCACCGCCGATTTCTGCTTGTGGGCGACCGCGGCCGGTTCGTCGTACGCGCCCTTGACGAGGCGGATCTTCCCCGGCACGTCGGCGAGGCGTTCGAGGTCGTCGGGCGTGCGCTTGAGGTTCGCCTGCACGCACAGTCCCATCCCGCCGTCGAACTCGCGGGCGAGCTCCTCGAAGGCGTCGAGGGTCACGTCGGTCGTCTCGTGGTCCTCCATGTCGCACCACAGGAAGACGCCGTGTTCGTCGGCCGCCTCGGCGATGCGCCGGTAGTTCTCCTCGAACACGTGGTCGCCCGCGTCGAGGCCGATTTGCGAGGGCTTGACCGACACGCAGGCGTCGATGCCGGTCGAGGCGATGTCCTCGACGAGGTCGACGTAGGCCGCCGCGTCCTCGTCCGCGGGGGCGCGCTCGGCGTAGTGCTCCCCGAGGAGGTTGAGGATGACCGCCACGCCGTCGTCGTTCATCCGTCGGGCGTGGTCGAGCGCTCCCGCCGCGGACTCTCCCGCGACGAACCTGCTCGCGATGGGCGGAATCATAATAAACGATTGCGACCGTCAGCTATTGAGGGTTATCATCGATTCGGACGCGAAATCGAACGACACCGTCGCCTCCCCCGGCGACGAACCGTCGGAACTTACAGTCCTCGCCGCCGACGGGTCGGTATGGTCGTCTCTCTCGTCGCCACCGCCTTCTGGGCGATGCTGCCCGCGTACGTGCCGAACAACGCCGCCGTCCTCGCGGGCGGCGGCCGCCCCATCGACGGCGGCCGAACGTGGGGCGGTCGGCGCGTCCTCGGGGACGGCAAGACGTGGCGCGGCACCGCCGCCGGGACGCTGGCCGGGACGCTCCTCGCCGTCGTCCTCAACGCCGCCGCGCCCGCGGCCTCGGGCGCGCTCGGCGTCTCGCTCCCGACGTTCCCGCTCGCCGCCGGGTTCGGACTCGCGCTCGGCGCGATGCTCGGTGACATCGGCGCGTCGTTCATCAAGCGTCGCTCGGGTCGCGAGCGCGGGGCCGCCTTCCCCGGCCTCGACCAACTCGACTTCGTCGTCGGCGCGCTCGCCCTCGCGTTCGTCGCCGCGCCCGGCTGGTTCGCGGCGACGTTCTCCCTGCCCGTGCTCGCGGTCGTGCTCGTGATGACGCCCGTGCTCCACGTCGTCACCAACGTCGGCGCGTACTTGCTGGGACTAAAAAACGAGCCGTGGTAATCCACGCGGTTACCGCTCACCCGAACCGTCCCGCTTAAGCGCCTCCCTGAACCCTCTCGAAACAAGATGGCGAACGCAGCACTCATCGAGGCGCTCCGAGCCGCCGACGCGGTCCAGTTCGGCGAGTTCGAGCTCTCCCACGGCGGCACGTCGAGCTACTACGTGGACAAGTACCTCTTCGAGACCGACCCCCGGTGTCTGAAGCTCATCGCCGAAGCGTTCGCAGAGCGCGTCGCGGACGACGACAAACTGGCCGGCGTCGCGCTCGGCGCGGTCCCGCTCGTGGCCGCCACCGCGGTCGAGACGAACAAGCCGTACGTCATCGCCCGCAAGAAGGCAAAGGAGTACGGGACGGCAAAGCGCATCGAGGGCGCGCTCGACGAGGGCGAGGAAGTCGTCGTCCTCGAAGACATCGCGACGACCGGCCAGAGCGCCGTCGACGCCGTGGAGGCGCTCCGCGAGGCCGGCGCAGTCGTCGACCGCGTCGTCGTCGTCGTGGACCGACAGGAGGGCGCGGCGGAGCTGCTGGCCGACCACGACATCGCACTGGAGTCGCTTCTCACCGCCGAGGACCTGCTGGCCGACGCCGACGGCTAATACACGCTTGTGACTAATTCACTCGGAATCGGTAATCGAAGTATTCATTTTTGTGCAAGTACGAAGCCGGAGGCATGAACAGAGCAGAGAAGGCCGCACTCCAGTTGCAGGCTGTCTCCGTGCTCCGGATGCTCAAAGAGACCCGGACGTACGACGAGCTGGCCGAGCTCACGGGACTGCCGGCCGGCGACCTCAACCGCTACGTCAACGGGCACGTCCTGCCCGGGGTCGAACGCGCCCGCGAGGTCGTCGAGGGCGTCGGCCGCGACGCGCTCGCAGACGAACTCGAAGCCCGCGTCAGATTCGACGACGAGGGCTACGTCGACAACTCCGGCGTCGTCTTCGACCAGTCGTTCCTCGACCTCGTCGCGCCCGTCGCGGCGAACGCGCTGGACCTCGAACGCCCCGACGTGATTCTGACCGCGGCGACCGACGGCATCACCCTCGGCGCGGCGATGGCGAGCTACTTCGGCGCGCGCCTCGCGTACGCGAAGAAGTCGAAAGAGACCGCCGTCGAGGACTTCATCGAATCCCGTCAGCGCCTCGCGTCCGGCATCGAACTCACCTACTACCTCCCCGCCAGCGCCATCGACGACGGCGAGCGCGTCCTCGTCGTCGACGACCTCATCCGCTCGGGCGAGACCCAGGAACTCCTCTTGGACATCGCGCTGCAGGCCGACGCGGACATCGCCGGCGTCTTCGCGCTCATCGCCGTCGGCGACGAGGGGACGAACCGCGCCCGCGAACTCACCGACGCGCCCGTCGGCGCGCTGAGCAGTTTCGACTGACGGCTCAGGGACCCGCCGAAAAACTGTTCTGAACTGCTCAGTTCAATCACAGGTGACGTAGAAATAGGCACTTATGTGCCGTTCTCTCACGCTGAATGGGCTGCTTAACTCACGTTCGTGGATAATTCTGCCCGGGAGGATGGTAATGCTTATGTGTGGAATCCGGGGTATGCTTAGTCGTGCATCATGGGGCTCTCTGAAACCCTCGCAAACTACTTCGACGTGCATAAACACGGGTCCACGGTCAGGACCGAGATTCTCGCGGGCATCACGACGTTCCTCACGATGTCGTACATCGTCGTGGTCAACCCGTCGCTTCTCACAGACCAACCGTACATCGAGGGCGTCGACGGCATCGCCATCGCCGGGTACACGCCGGGCGAGGTCCAGTCCATGCTCGCTGTCGTCACCATCCTCGCGGCCGCCATCGCGACCACGGTCATGGCGTTCTACGCCAACCGACCCTTCGCGCAAGCGCCGGGCCTCGGCCTGAACGCCTTCTTCGCGTTCACCGTCGTCGGGGCGCTGGGCGTCCCGTGGCAGACGGCGCTCGCGGCCGTCTTCATCGAGGGGCTCATCTTCATCGCGCTCACCGCCGTCGGCGCGCGGGAAGCCATCATCAAGGTGTTCCCCGAACCGGTCAAGATGGCCGTCGGCACCGGTATCGGGCTGTTCTTAGCGATTATCGGGTTGCAGGCGATGGGCATCGTCGTCAACGACAACTCGACGCTCGTCACGATGGGGAACCTCGCGTCGAACCCCATCGCCATCGTCTCCATCGTCGGCCTGTTCTTCACGTTCGCCCTCTACGCGGCGAACGTCCCCGGTTCTATCATCATCGGCATCGTCGGCACGTCGCTTCTCGGCTGGGGCCTCACCGCCTCGGGCGTCGTCTCGGCCGAGGCCGGCCTCGTCGCCAACTCCTCGGCGGCCACTTACGACATCACGCCGCTGGCCGGCGCGTTCATCTCCGGCTTCGGCAACGTCGAAGCGTTCAGCTTCGCCCTCATCGTCATCACGTTCTTCTTCGTCGACTTCTTCGACACCGCCGGCACGCTCGTCGGCGTCGGGCAGGCCGGGGGCTTCCTCAACGACGACGGTGACCTCCCCGACATCGACAAGCCCCTCATGGCCGACGCGGTCGGCACCACCGCGGGCGCGATGCTCGGCACCTCGACGGTCACGACCTACATCGAATCCGCCACCGGCGTCGAAGAGGGCGGCCGAACGGGCCTCACCGCGCTCGTCGTCGCCCTCCTGTTCCTCGGCTCGCTCGCCATCGTCCCGCTCGCGACGGCTATCCCGCAGTACGCCTCCCACATCGCGCTCGTCGTCATCGGCGTCGTCATGCTCCGCAACGTCGTCGACATCGAGTGGGACGACCTGACGTTCACCATCCCCGCCGGCATGACCATCCTCGTCATGCCCTTCACGTACTCCATCGCGTACGGCATCGCGGCGGGCATCGTCTCGTACCCGCTCGTGAAGGTCGCCGCCGGCGAGTACGACGATGTCAGCGCCGGCCAGTGGGCGCTCGCGGTCGCGTTCGTCCTCTACTTCGTCGTCCGCACCTCGGGGATGCTCCAGGCGCAGGTCTGACCGCGCCGACGACTCTCTCGTCGCGCTGATTTTCTCACGACCTAATCGGATTCATAAAGTATTGAACAACCCCGGTGCTAACCCACTCCGTATGAATATTCCCAACGAACGGCTCGCCCTCCGCGGAGCCGTGTTCCTCCTCATTATCGGCCTTCTCGCTCCTTCGGCCGTCTCTGCCGTGAGTACGACCCCGGGCAGCAGACGAGCCTCCAACCGGGAACCGTCACCAGCCCCGCCAACGGGTCGACGATTGTGAGCGTCCAAGGCTACACTTTCCAGGGCAACACGAACCCGAAGAAACCCGCTCGGGTCGTCTCGGTCGGTGAGCGCGGGAGCCTCCAGTGGACGTACGACGACTCGGTCAACGGGAACGCGTGGTTCTTCGACGTCGACCCGCTCCCGAACGGGAACCTGCTCGTCTCG contains these protein-coding regions:
- a CDS encoding NCS2 family permease, producing MGLSETLANYFDVHKHGSTVRTEILAGITTFLTMSYIVVVNPSLLTDQPYIEGVDGIAIAGYTPGEVQSMLAVVTILAAAIATTVMAFYANRPFAQAPGLGLNAFFAFTVVGALGVPWQTALAAVFIEGLIFIALTAVGAREAIIKVFPEPVKMAVGTGIGLFLAIIGLQAMGIVVNDNSTLVTMGNLASNPIAIVSIVGLFFTFALYAANVPGSIIIGIVGTSLLGWGLTASGVVSAEAGLVANSSAATYDITPLAGAFISGFGNVEAFSFALIVITFFFVDFFDTAGTLVGVGQAGGFLNDDGDLPDIDKPLMADAVGTTAGAMLGTSTVTTYIESATGVEEGGRTGLTALVVALLFLGSLAIVPLATAIPQYASHIALVVIGVVMLRNVVDIEWDDLTFTIPAGMTILVMPFTYSIAYGIAAGIVSYPLVKVAAGEYDDVSAGQWALAVAFVLYFVVRTSGMLQAQV
- the pyrE gene encoding orotate phosphoribosyltransferase, which encodes MANAALIEALRAADAVQFGEFELSHGGTSSYYVDKYLFETDPRCLKLIAEAFAERVADDDKLAGVALGAVPLVAATAVETNKPYVIARKKAKEYGTAKRIEGALDEGEEVVVLEDIATTGQSAVDAVEALREAGAVVDRVVVVVDRQEGAAELLADHDIALESLLTAEDLLADADG
- a CDS encoding CDP-2,3-bis-(O-geranylgeranyl)-sn-glycerol synthase, translated to MVVSLVATAFWAMLPAYVPNNAAVLAGGGRPIDGGRTWGGRRVLGDGKTWRGTAAGTLAGTLLAVVLNAAAPAASGALGVSLPTFPLAAGFGLALGAMLGDIGASFIKRRSGRERGAAFPGLDQLDFVVGALALAFVAAPGWFAATFSLPVLAVVLVMTPVLHVVTNVGAYLLGLKNEPW
- a CDS encoding phosphoribosyltransferase family protein; amino-acid sequence: MNRAEKAALQLQAVSVLRMLKETRTYDELAELTGLPAGDLNRYVNGHVLPGVERAREVVEGVGRDALADELEARVRFDDEGYVDNSGVVFDQSFLDLVAPVAANALDLERPDVILTAATDGITLGAAMASYFGARLAYAKKSKETAVEDFIESRQRLASGIELTYYLPASAIDDGERVLVVDDLIRSGETQELLLDIALQADADIAGVFALIAVGDEGTNRARELTDAPVGALSSFD
- a CDS encoding proline dehydrogenase family protein codes for the protein MIPPIASRFVAGESAAGALDHARRMNDDGVAVILNLLGEHYAERAPADEDAAAYVDLVEDIASTGIDACVSVKPSQIGLDAGDHVFEENYRRIAEAADEHGVFLWCDMEDHETTDVTLDAFEELAREFDGGMGLCVQANLKRTPDDLERLADVPGKIRLVKGAYDEPAAVAHKQKSAVNEAYKELLAYLFREYDGGIAVGSHDPEMIAYAHDLGAEYDRDYEVQMLMGVREDAQRDLAADGVEVWQYAPYGDKWVSYFYRRVRERKENALFALRAVVGV
- a CDS encoding DUF502 domain-containing protein, producing the protein MSSWRRDFASGLVVLVPLIVILYILAFFYNGITSIPYVATVLSTDGTVTPLSEALGFIISIIIFLLLVLSVGYLMRTTAGRLLESGLDAAMNKVPLVRIVYNASKLAVETALTGTEDLQKPVRLETWPGIRMTAFKTGKTTKDGKVIVFMPTAPNITTGFVMEVDPEDIEETGEKVEEALTRVLSAGFAEQDHVDEFNIEVTEESGDGRVPSNE